TGTAACCttcagcctagtggttagggtccTCACCTTTGATTGTGGCCATTCTTACGGTCTTAATTTCCCCCTTGCCtgctgagaagggatttgaagaggcCTCACCTACCGCGCGGGCAGTGCCCCAATCATTGGGTCCTGGGCTGCTCAATGgtgcctgttgaagctgttccattttatttaaatagcaCTGGGGTGAGGTGAGGTGAAACGCGAGGCTCCCTCTCTAATCCAGTGGTTGGGCTCCTCCCGGGGGCTGTGAGACCTGCTGGTTCAAATCACCCTTTCTGCCACCCCCCgaaaggggtgtgtgggaagagcgacctgctgcagcagcagcccatgTATGTGTCCTGGTTATACAGCTAGAGCGCTGGAGGCTGTGCCACTTTCATTAAAGAGCAATTGGGAAAAACCCTTGCTATGAATCCCTCTGTAGTCCAGTGGCTTGGGTACTTACCCAGCATGTGGATGATGCAggttcaactccttcctcagcttGCTGAGAAAGGACTTGAAGAGTCATCTCCTGTCTTCAAGGTGAACATGCAGCTGCTGAACTAAGAGGGATTCTAGTTGGAGCCTGGTGATGATAGCATCTAATTTTTCTGCTGCAGTTGTTCCACTTTCATTACATATTCATTGGGTTGCAAGTCTAGCAACTAGccctgtgtggcctagtggtttgGGGTTGTGGTCAGCTTGTGGAAGGTTAGGGTTCAAATcccctttatgctggctgagacggGATTTGAACCTTGATCTTTTACCTGTCAAGCGAATGGCCTAAGTGCTGGGCTAGGCAGTATTCTGCCCCTGGGGCTCCCTTGCTCTTTTCTGTTGAAGCTGCTGCACTTTCATTACATATTCATTgggccaacacacacacacccaagcaGCCCAGAGTGGTCTAGTGGTTGGGCTGTATGCCCAGCATGTGGGAGGCTGGGGTTCAAACcccctttatgctggctgagacggGATTTGAACCTTGATCTCTTACCTGGCAAGTGAATGCTCTAAGTGCTGGGCTAGGAGGTATTCCAATGTGCTGGCTCCCTCAGTGTTTCCTATTGAAGGTGGGCCAATGTCATTAGGTAATTAAATAGTCACTGGGCCACACCTACACTGTGTATCCCTCTGTGGTCCAGTGGTTTGGCTGCTTGCCTTTAGAAAAGGGCAGAGGCCGGTTCAAATCCCCTTTATGCTCCCTGAGAAGGGATTTGCAGGTTGATGGCCAACTCTCAACCGAATGGCCTAAGTCCCTGGCTAGGAGGTAGTGGGCTGTGGGGTCTCCCTCAGTCCTTTCTGTTGAAGGTAGGACACATTCAGTAACTATTACATAAGAATTGGGCCAGCCACTGTGTGTGAGTCCCGCTATAGTCCTGTGGTTTGGGTACTCACCCAAGAAACAAAGATgtgctggttcaaatcccttccatgAGATGGGCGTCTCAATCTCTTACCGCTCAAGCCTTCCACTTTAACTATATATTAACCGGAGAAAGGTAACCTTTCAAGTCCCTCTATGGTACGGGGGTTAGAGTGCTCGCTTGGATTGTGAGTgaccctggttcaaatccctgctctgtggGACAGGAGGGCCTCTGAGGTGGGAGAGGAGACCCCTCCTAGCTGAGCAAGAGGCCTGTCACAGGGCCTCTTGCTCTTTTCATTAAAGGGGCTTTGCTGCTGAGCAGTAAAACCCCCTCTCTCTCTTGTCCACCATGATCAGGATACACGCCCAGGTTGTGGCAGACCCCAGGGCACTCCCCTGCTCTTTTGAGGGGTGTGAACTGGGGGCCGCCACCTCCTGGGGAGAGTCACTGGTGAGCGATCCCTGTCCGAATCCCCTCTCCGGCCCAAGAAGACAATGGCCTCTTGAGCAAGAGAGGGGGTTCGGACAAGGATGGCCCACCGCAAAGGACGGTCGCCTAGGAGGCAGGAAATCCCTGTGCAAATCCCTGCCGAACAAGCAGCtgggggatttgaaccaggatctcccacaacccaggcgagtatcctaaccactggacaagagAGTGAGGGTTGCCGTGAGGCTGGCCCAGAGCACATTTAACtaaagtggagcagcttcaactgGCAAGAGGAGAGCAAGCCCATCCCTATTCCCCAAAGTGGAGGGCACAGGGACCACGGCAGACTTGAACCCCCTTCTCTCATAGGCCAAGCCCAtagcctaaccactgggctaccgAGAGGCTCTAAGCAAGGTGCTGGCCTAAACagcatttaattaaagtggaacaacttccacTGGCAAGAGAGCTGAAACCCCCCATAGCTCAGGGGACGCCCAGGAAGATTCCATTTGACATCCATCCAAAGTCCTTCTTAACACAAGCCGAGGGGAGATTTGAACGCCCCTTACGCACAGCCCAAGCATGGGGCTAATCCATTGCATGAGAGCAGGAGGACTGTAGCAGCCTTTGCCCAAACACTAGTTGTTTAATATGGATCAGCTGCAACAGGCAAAAGCAGAGAGGCTGCCCCTCACGCTACACCAGAGAACACACCTGGGCTGCTGGAGATGCCTCCTTAGAGGCCTTGGCAACAGGCAAGTTTGACGGCTCCCTCCGTCTTTTCAACTCATGCCGATCCACTGTAACTACATATTAACTGGGACAAAGCTCCGTAGTGGGGATACATTTGTCCTGGACTCTTCTTTGCTTGGCATGTCACCCTGGGGATAGCTCTGCTCCTTCAGCCTGTCCCTTGCTTTGCTCCTAGTGGCTCTGTTTAAAGAACAGACAAAAAGCTGAATCAGTTCCATGCTCTGGGATGGGAGATTCTCTCAGATCACAAGGGTGAATACTGTTGCTAATTTGGAAGCAAGAATAAAATCCTGTTACAGGAGGTTGGTTTGGGTAAAGAATGTAAATGGAGGTCTATGGTCATCTCTGAAGCGCTGTGTAACCAGAGATCAATAGAAATATTTGCATTCAAATCAGAGAAATGAGCTGTTTTTTATCCTAGGAAGATTGTGGAATCATTGgagtgtttttaagaacagattggacaaacacctatctgggatggtctagataatacttggccctgcctcagtgcagggaactggatgagatgacctactgaggtcccttccagtcctacatttctatgattcggtAATCACACACAAACAAGTTTCAGATTacagagctctttttaaaaacatgatatGAATAGAGATAGAAGAGTCATGATTATTTATTCACAATGGAGACTCAGGAAGAGGTCGGTGGAACAAAATACAGAAACACTTTGCGATCTGAAGCCATTTTCCCAGCCTCCTTCCTCACCTCTTGCAGCTGTTTCAGCACACTCAGAACTAACGAGTCTcgctccagctgctgcttcaaTTCAGTAAATTCCGCAATGGCCACATTCAGATCTTGCCGGACCTAGAACAGCAGCACAGACGTCAAGCCTTCAGCAGTTCATTTACAGTAAGCAAAGGCTATGAGAGCCATTTCTATTTCAAAAGTAACACCGACATGACAACACCAGCGTGCTGCCTGAAACGCACGTACCTCCCAAAGTTACAAACAACACCTAAGATTATTATAACGGAAACAAATTAGAAGGAAAAAAGGTTCTATTTCTCCAGTGTATTTACCTAGTGCAGTTGACAGAAATGTGTATATATTCAGTTTGTCTGTATGATCAGACTGTTTTAACCTCACTAGAAAGACCCTTTTAAACAGCAGAGGAGAAGAAAAACTCgtaacccccaaacaaacaaacaaaaagcattaTTGTAtgggaatttttgaaaaaaagtagAACATGGCGATATCAAATTGCAGATCTTTGAATGAAATTCCAGAGTGCCTTTAACAATTCTCTACTTTTAAATGAGATAAATGTCAATTTGAACTTAGCCGAAAGTACAGTTTAACTATACATTTTAAACGCTTCCATAGGCATGCAAGATCAATAGATgtgtttccctttttttttaaaaagatcccCAAActgttaaataaacaaaaaaacaacaatctCTTGCATTGTTTGTACCTTAAATACTGCAGCACTAGGAACCCAAAGCTGAAATTGACTACAGACAAGTGTAACTGACGTCACTGATTGTTATTGTATACCCTGAGATACATAAATTAAATACACAGCAACAAATAAACAGAGACAAGTAAAGTGGATGTTTAAGATTCTCTCACTTTTAACATAGCATAACTGGTATCAGATGTAAAAGTTATTTTCACATCGTATGATTTTTGAGTTGATCATTCTCCTTTGCAAAGAAAAAATCCAGATTTATATCCCACCTGCATTAGAGCCTTTCTAACTTACCTTTCAAAGCCAGAGTGGCAAGGCAGAGGACAGCTAAGAGAATTAGTCCAGGGGTATAGAAAGAacgacacacacaaaaaatataagCAGGCCACAGGAAGGACAGTCTTGCACTCAATATACAGAAAATCTcggctcaattcccagctctgcacagaatctctgtgtgaccttggccaagtcattccacttctttgtgcctcagtttccccatcagcaaaATAAGAATGATTCCTCCCTATCTCAATGCGGAGAGGCTTAGAAGATAAATGCATTAATATACATGAGGGGCTCCgaaactacagtgatgagcaccacGGAAAACCATTCAGCTACATAATTAATGAATAAGCTACAGCGCGCCCTTTATTTATATCCCAGGTCTGATACATCATACATCGGTATGTTTCAGTCAAGGGCACTCTTTATAACAGGCGGGGATTCATCCTGGAATCCTTAGCCAAgatcctcctcccctgccttcctGTGCTGCGCATCAGTGGAGTTGTACTGCTTTGGGATGATGCAGGATGAAAGCTGCTAGATACAGATAAAGTGAAACCGCTGCTGCGTCACCTCATTTTCGATCCTGGATTTCAGTAGGTCGATGTTGCCGGACAGACTGTCCACTTGTGACACCAAGTCCTCAGCGCTCTGCATGCTCGGGAGGAACTCGTTATACTTCTTGTTAATCATGTTGCAGACTTCACCCTAGGTAGAAGGGATGGACTCAGCATCAGAAAAACAAACACCCATagcgttgccaactctgactgaagctattccagggacatttttttttccaatatgaCAAAATGTCATGTTCTTAAAATAGCCTATTAAAACCTCCCAggttgctttcaatagtcaccaagAGATTGATGCCAATtgtgggagactccaggccaatcctggagggttggcaaccccaaACACCCACAGAGAGACACCCCAAGGCCGTGGCCACGGGGCCaaagcctcccacccccatcgcaGCCCTCTCTGCAGCCCGACCTCGTTGAGATGGGCAGAATGATTTCCCAGGTAGCGGGACAAAGAAAGTAGCTCCAAGGGAACGTCTCACAGGCCAGGGTGGGAGCAGCACAGATCCCCCATCACTGACACCCTGCAAACATGAGCAGGAATCACTGGCCCAAagcaccaccccctccagagcctcctgcaccgCCCCTCAGTGTTACCCGCCCCCTAACGCCTGGTGCCCCGACACGCCGGGGTCACCCCCACCACgctcacaccctgccccccccttcTCCGGACCCCCCGACAGCCTTTCGAACCCGCCTTAACGGGCTGCCcaactgccccccctcccccagcgctcccTCTGCCCGGGCCCCCAGATCCGCCTTCTCCAGCCGGCCCGAGGGCGCCAGCACCGCAGCCACCAGCGACGGGGACGGGGCAGCCCTGGGCACCCAGCGCCCGGCCAACCCGTCATCAGCGGCCCGCCACCGCGCGGCACCACGGGAAAGTGAGTCCGCCCGCCCCCTACTGCGGGACTCCAAGTCCCACGAAGGTACCTGAGGAGGCCCATgcgggactacaactcccagagtGCACCACGCAGGGCGGGCCTACGAGCTGCGGCGTGGGACAAACCTATTTCGAACGTTTTGCTCTTTCCCCGCCATTCTATTGGTCCGCAGCCGCCGAGCGAGTGAACGAGCTCCCCGTCTGATTGGTCCGCTGCCGCGGGGCGGGGAATATAAACCGGGACCCCCAGAACTGTTGCCTCTCGGCCAGGGGGAACGGGGGCTACCGCTGGGCCGCGCAGCGAAGGCGGTAAGTGgggcggatgggggaggggcccgggccgggggtgcCGCGGGCCAGCTGTGGCTAGAACGCCGGAGCAGCCCagaggctgcggggaggggggctcggGAGAAGGATCTGGGCGCTGGTGCCGGACCGGGGCTGGGCTGCTCgggcggcggggggggctgggctgctcgGGCGGCGGGGGCTGGgttggcggcggcgggggggggcgctggctgctcgggcggggaggggctgggttggggggggcgctggctgctcgggcgggggggctgggttgGCGGCGGCTGGCtgctcgggcgggggggggggctgggctggtggcGGCGGGGGCGGCGGCGGGCTGctcgggcggggggggctgggttggCGGCGGCGGCTGGgttggcggcggcggggggggcgctggctgctcgggcgggtgggggggctgggttggCGGCGGCGGGCTGctcgggcggggggggctgggttggCGGTGGCGGCTGGgttggcggcggcggggggggcgctggctgctcgggcgggggggggctgggttgggggcgctgggctgctcgggcggggggggctgggttgggggcgctgggctgctcgggcggggggggctgggttgggggcgCTGGCTGctcgggcggggggggctgggttgggggcgCTGGCTGctcgggcggggggggctgggttgggggcgGCGGGCTGctcgggcggggggggctgggttgggggcgGCGGGCTGctcgggcggggggggctgggttggCGGCGGCGGGCTGCTCGGGCGGGGGGAGGTGGGTTGGCGGCGGCGGGCtgctcgggcgggggggggggggctgggctggtggcGGCGGGGGTCTTTCTCCTGCACCAGTGCCTGCTGAGGAAGTGGTAGCTCCAAAGGGGAAAGGGCCCTTTGGAGGTTTCTGAAAAGCTGTCTGTGAAGGGGAAGTGCTTTGCACCTGCCCTTACCTGCTCCAGAGGGTGACCCCAACCAGGTCTACTCGTGCTTTGCATCCGAGACACCCACACTCACCTGTCCTCTttgcaggagggggcagtgacCTGAATGTTTGCTTCCTTTCCCCTTGCCTGGAGGGGATTGGCTCTCCTGGGGGATCTGGTTGGGAAATGTAtttgacttactgtgtgaccttccAGACAAACTTTACTTTCCTGTCATTTTCTCACTTTGttcaaaaaagcaaaaacaagggGAATAAATGGTTTTCAATCGTCTTTGGTTTTCCAATAAAAGCTTCCACTTAATCACCAGTGTGTTGGATTTTTCTTTTGGGGAGAGGGGGTAGAAGAGAAGCTTGTAGCAAAACTTCCAATGTGTGACAGTGTGGTGGTTCTCCCATTGCTTATGGGGTTCTGAGTTGGAGGTTTTGGAGCTTGATTTAAAATCCTTCCCAACTGCTTGGCCAACATCCCTGAGAACACTATCCCCCTGGTTCTCCAGCAAGGGTCAGGGAAGCCATGTTCTGAGACCTCAACCTCTAGAGCAGATATCCTCTGACTGCAGCTTGCAAGTAGCTCTTTAatttgtctcctgcagctctttgcagcacctattaaaacactgatttaatcaCTCAGGATGCTTTTCCTATATTAATTTGAACAAAGCCATTGATGTTGCTGTCAACATATAAAAACTAAAGATTTCCTATGTCATATTGTTTAAATATAAAGCTGTAGTAAATTAAACAATTAATTCACAATACTGGGGCATGTTTGGGATAATTATTGTTAATTGGGCTTCTGAACCACTCCTGTCTGAGTATTGCAGCTCTAGAGCTAAACTTTTGTGGCTATTGGTATACCCTAAAAGTGAAGGATGCCGGATTCGCCACAGGTAACCTTTACATACTGGTTCACCTCAGCCTCTAGGAGAGAACTGCCATGGGCTGAGCGGATgccagggatggggtgggggagacttaCCAGAGCAGTGTAGCTTGAGAGACTTGTCAAGTAGTAGTAGATTGTTGAGCAAAGAGCATAGGCCTGCTACCCTGTGAGGCCATCAGGAAGATAGGTGGCTGGTGGCTCCAGTAAATGGACCTTCCCAAAGTCAGACTGGACTACACCTAATTAAGCATGAGGCTGCAGGAGTTGGAAGCCTCAGGGCTGAACTGATTTCTATGACCAAACAGAGGTAGATCTTCTGCAGCTATTATAAACAGGGGCAGAGCCCTCTACCAAAGTGATCTCATAGGATAACAATGAGCTGTTCTCCCTCTCCCACCTGCTCTGGTGTTCCTGATATTGCTACAATTAAATGTCTGCTCTTCAGAGCAGAAACTTTGTGGTTTATTCCCCCACCATTGTAGCAACAACCACCTGGTTTGGGTGCAGTATAAATGAATAGCCACCTTTTAGATTTCTGGGGGAGAGttctgtatttttcttgtaaGTGGCTAAGCCTGTACTGTTCTCTTTCCTTTCTGCTTGCACAAAGCCACCAGCACCTAAGGAAACTACACTGCTAGCCTCTAAACTCAAAGGGCTGCTGCCCCATGCTTATTAACACAGCTGTCAAGTTGGATTCAGGGGGGCAAGCTGCAAGAGGCCTGTACCTCAGTAATCCAAAACTATGATGGCTTAGAGTTAAGGCCCATGTGAACTGCGGGCACTGGCCTGGTCCTCTGCAGAACATACTGAAAGGGAGAATAGGCCCTGCACCCTTGTGGTAAAGATAGAAAAATAGTTAACATTCATCCTTCTTCAGACTCCCTTCTCTCTGGGAGGTGAAGCAACACAGCTGTGGAGGAAAAGTTTGCATTATAACCTGCTGCTGTCCTCatctgctcacacacacacaacaggagCTACTCCATTAACCAGTGTGAAATAATGTGATGACCATTCCCAGTTAATTTGTTCCTTTTGTCTTCTCCTTCCATGCCTACAGTGGAGGTGTTGCTTGTAGTAGTGATTAGCCCTTCTAAGCCTGTGATTCTATACCTGGATGCAAAAATGGGTTTATAAACTGCATTTCAAAAGTAGTGAGACCTACCAAGTCTTTAACCTGCATTTTATCTATCTGCTCCCCCACACTTCTATCAGTAAAGCAATCCTATGCAGCTGGTGGGAGTATATTATTCAGGTGGAGTGGGAGCTGAATGGGGGATTAGCTAAAGAGAGATAGCTGACCATTGGCTACTCTGCCCAGATTGTAGCTGTATCACAGACTGGCAATTCTTTTCCTGTAGACTTCAGTACAATTAAATACTAAAAACAGCTCAAAGTAAACCGGGGATCAGTGAGGGGTAAATGGGGTTCTTTTTGGCTGATTGCAAAATATTTGATCTAATCACAACAAGGAACATATGACTAAGATAATACCCTTTGCTAACTCTCATTATATGAAATAGCAGCAAAGGAAACAGATTAACCCACTTTCCATGCTCTGTTATGAAACTGCAGGGAACTCTCCTGAGAACAGCTGTCAGTTTCCCTCCTCTGCATTTCTGCTTTGCAATGGATGCAGGAGAGGTATAGATTTAATCTGGACAGCTGCTCCTGACCCTGCTGCATTTACCAGACTGAGTGTGCAGAGATGCCAAGTATCTCAGACCGTACAAGCAGTAGCAGGCAAGCCCAGCTGCTTTGCCTTCCCACACTGCTTGGAGGGGGAAATCACCAGTCTTAATGCTGCAGTCAGCCGTCTTTCTCACTTGCTTTGGTCATGTAAGATTTTATCAGCAGGTAGCTTTGTCTCCCCTGAACTTTCATTAAATAACTGGTAGGAGATAATCTCCCATCCCTGTATTCCAGCATCAGGATCACCCCCAGCTGAAGAACAGTCTACAGCCCTAGCTGCAAAGCAATAGTGAGTTTCTTGCAGACAAACTTGGGCATCTGATGGCCTTCACTGGTGGCTTTATACGTTTGGCCTGAACAGCCAGATTGTTGTTAAACAAGATGAAAAATATAACCTCATTCCCACTGATAATATAAGATCAAGGACCTGCAGAGGCTGGTGGCAGATGCAAGGGGCAATACAGATGaattttctcctttttaattCACTGGAGGGGGAAAATCCTGTTGCTATTAATAGATGGAGGGAAAGGCTAGAAGATGCTTCCCATGGATCTTTGAGTTTGGGAGTTGGGGTTGTGCACAGAGTTGATCACAAGCAAATTCGCAAGGCTGGTGAAAGGTGTCAGATTGTAGTGCTGGAGCCCAACAGGTTCTGGTTATTCCTAGAATGCTGCACCATGCACAGCAGCTACAGAAgtgcttctcctctcccccacaaagCCCTGCGGGCATGCCCTGTCCTTGCCCTAGCCAGCTCACCCCTAAGCATGGGAGTGAGGgatcaagggccagattctccaagcTATTTACACACCTAACTcctgttaatttcagtgggagttaggtgcctaatacTTTCGAGGACCTGGGCTCAGATCTGAAACAATATCGAAGTGGTAAAAGGCTCCCGTTCCCAttctcagccccctgcaccaggCAGTGGCCCTGTAGACTGAGCAGGAACCCCCTGCATATGCAAACACATACATGCCCAATGCCTATACACACCCATAAAACACTGCTCTCTATGGGTTTCAGAGATTTTAATCACctgctgaattttttttgtttttccatgaCCTTATTACAAAAGATTTAGCAAAAATAATTCCACTTAGCTGCAGCTCGACCTGGAGACGCGGGATGTGTTGAGAGGTTGGGGACAGCgatcagaggatgcagggaaggaGGGGCCAGGGATACACCGTACAGAGAGAGTTCCATATGGCACTGTCAGTAGGAGACACTTCCACGTGAGTGCCTGAGCTGCGTCTGGGGGCAGCACCAGCTCCGGGTACCTACAGTCCATGAAGGACATGGCATGGTGGCAGGAGAACGTGTGAAACCAAAAGGGCTGCACAAACCCTCAAGTGCCTGATGTGGACATAATGGGAACCAGAGACTATGGAGAGgggttccctgcccccctccaagcGGCACTCCCTGGGGTGTCTGAAGGTGGGATTGTTAATTCTTGTCATGTGACCCACACCTACACAGGGGGGCTCTCTGTCACTCTCTGCTACAGCCCTTGAGCTAGCAGAGCTGGTCATTTAGCACAGGCCGTAAGATCTAGAGGTCTCAAGCTGGATCTCTGCTGCTTATGGCCTACCCCGGGGCAGCACCTTATACTCACAGGGAAGGTGACATTTCCTCCACATAACAGTCAATGGCTGATGAGCCTCCTGGCTGTGTGGCCCAAGCCCTTGTTCCACATTTCCCTGGTCCCTTACCCCAGCCTGGAGTAGGGAGCTACAGGGGTCTCTAACCCCACCGCCTCCTCCATAGGAAGGTAGCATCAACTGCCCGTATTGGAGAGAGAGCGAGCACAATGGCTCCACCACAGAGCTCACTGGTGAAGACGTCAATGCACGTTCAGGTTGGCCGGAGAGCAGCAGTGCACCTTTCCCCTGGCCTCTCCCCCCGCTTGCACCAGGGACATCTCCGGATGCAAAGCAGCAGCACTTGTACTTGGGGCAGACAAGTGACTGCACTGGGGTGTCTCCTGTCACTCTGTGTTGGGGAGGAGCTCAGACACTGATCTGGTTCTGGAACTCGGCACTCGTTTCCTCCTCCGTGATGTTGGGGatgcccagcctggccagggtTTCCTCACTGGGACCCTCATCCTGCAAGACATCATTCAGCTCGGCTGAGAAGCAGGGATGCACCAGGTGGTCCCAGTACAAGCTCAGGGTGGACTGGTCCTGACGTTCCATCTCCTTCAGTTCGTATATCTCCTTGGCGCTGGCTGCTGGGGTCTGCACCTCAAATGTCTTCTCAAACCTGCTGTAGTCTACTCGAAAGGCTCCTTTCTCCAGGGTCATGCAGGGCTCGAACCGATATCCCCAAAGGATCTCATCCTCTATGTAAGAGGTCCGGGCTTGACATGTCATTCCTACAGTGAGAAAGAAGCACATGCAGTCAGGACCATTAATTGGGCAGGTTGTATTGCAAAAAGGGATACAGAATAGATTCATGGGCAGAGGACAACTGCTGACTAATGGGGTCAGGAGGTAACTTTGCCTGGGGACAGGTCATCCCAtagctgcagggtttcttgcaccttcctctgagccAGCTGGTACTGGTGAGTGTTAGACTCAGGATACGGGACTAGGTTAAACCCTGGGTCTGCACAATCTGGCAATTCCCATGTGCCTGGTCAGCCTCTGAAGGGTAAGTCTCCTGTGCTGAATGGGTATTTGCGCAGTTACTGAAGCACGTGAAATGGATATTTAGGTTCAGACAAGCACAGCTGTGGGAGCCAGATAAATACCTGTATTAGAAAGGAGCAGACAGTGCTAATCTCTGCACCAAAACCAGGACATTTAACCTAGGCTGGACAATATACTGATAAATATACAATAAGAACCCAGTCCTGTGCTGGTTCCCAGGGCTATGGACTAGATGAAACCAAATCTGTCTGCTGTGTCTGTGATTCTAGGCCAGCAGGGCTCTCTTCTCAGCCCAAAGTTTGACCTATCCTAGGATTGCTGTCTGACTCACGTAGACTGACTGTAGCTATTTAGTTTTCCATATACATGTTTGTCTCCCCAATGTTTCACCATGAAACGAGGCTAAAAAGAACTCT
The DNA window shown above is from Emys orbicularis isolate rEmyOrb1 chromosome 15, rEmyOrb1.hap1, whole genome shotgun sequence and carries:
- the LOC135889585 gene encoding centromere/kinetochore protein zw10 homolog encodes the protein MINKKYNEFLPSMQSAEDLVSQVDSLSGNIDLLKSRIENEVRQDLNVAIAEFTELKQQLERDSLVLSVLKQLQEVRKEAGKMASDRKVFLYFVPPTSS